Proteins from a single region of Phycisphaeraceae bacterium D3-23:
- a CDS encoding UDP-glucose/GDP-mannose dehydrogenase family protein — MDLCIVGTGYVGLVTGVCLAEKGHRVTCVDLDADKVARINRGDPPIFEDGLEPLLQKHIGDRFRATTDLREAVLAAQITMIAVGTPFDGEQIDLSFIRAATQQVGEALREYEGYHLVVIKSTVVPGTTSGFVRPLLAEASGKEHGVGFGVGMNPEFLSEGVAVNDFLEPDRIVLGCDDGQGMALLCELYSPFDAAVPRMETNPGTAEMIKYASNALLATLISYANEVAGLCSKLSGIDAAQVMRGVHLAGGFRMQPPGTDPSSNGRAAPNVAPITAFLEAGCGFGGSCLPKDVSALVAHGQQYGQQMPLLRAVLDINRDRPAEMLRLLRKRFDSLEGRRVAVLGLAFKPGTDDIRLSPALPLIDLIHAQGAYVTLYDPLVTADADPRFGPPARFADSLEDALAGQDAALIVTRWKDFIEIPGLIASNGHAPVVIDGRRMIKPDSVPVYEGIGR, encoded by the coding sequence ATGGACCTCTGCATCGTGGGCACCGGGTATGTCGGCCTGGTCACCGGCGTCTGCCTCGCGGAGAAGGGCCACCGTGTGACGTGTGTGGACCTCGACGCGGACAAGGTTGCGCGCATCAACCGCGGTGATCCACCGATCTTTGAAGATGGGCTTGAGCCGCTGTTACAGAAACACATCGGTGATCGATTCCGCGCAACCACCGACCTGCGCGAAGCAGTGCTCGCCGCGCAGATAACGATGATCGCCGTGGGCACACCGTTCGATGGCGAGCAGATCGACCTGAGCTTCATCCGGGCGGCAACCCAGCAGGTCGGCGAAGCGCTGCGCGAGTACGAAGGCTACCACCTCGTCGTCATCAAGAGCACAGTGGTCCCCGGCACGACAAGCGGCTTCGTCCGCCCGCTGCTCGCCGAGGCGTCAGGCAAAGAACATGGCGTCGGCTTCGGCGTCGGCATGAATCCCGAGTTCCTCAGTGAGGGCGTCGCGGTCAACGACTTCCTTGAGCCCGACCGCATCGTGCTGGGCTGCGACGACGGCCAAGGCATGGCACTGCTGTGCGAACTGTACTCGCCGTTCGACGCGGCCGTGCCACGCATGGAGACCAATCCCGGCACGGCTGAGATGATCAAATACGCCAGCAACGCGCTGCTCGCGACGCTGATCTCATACGCCAACGAGGTCGCAGGGCTGTGTTCGAAACTCAGCGGGATCGATGCGGCCCAGGTCATGCGAGGCGTCCACCTCGCGGGCGGTTTCCGCATGCAGCCCCCGGGGACTGATCCATCAAGCAACGGGCGTGCGGCGCCAAACGTTGCGCCGATCACAGCCTTCCTCGAAGCCGGCTGTGGGTTTGGCGGGAGCTGCCTGCCCAAGGATGTCAGCGCCTTGGTCGCGCACGGCCAACAGTACGGCCAACAGATGCCACTGCTTCGGGCCGTACTGGACATCAACCGCGACCGGCCCGCAGAGATGTTGCGCCTTCTACGCAAGCGTTTTGATTCACTCGAAGGACGCCGTGTCGCTGTCCTCGGGCTTGCGTTTAAACCGGGCACGGACGACATCCGGCTCTCGCCCGCGCTGCCGCTGATCGATCTGATCCACGCGCAAGGCGCATACGTCACACTTTACGACCCGCTCGTCACGGCAGATGCCGACCCACGTTTCGGCCCGCCCGCGCGATTTGCCGATTCCCTGGAAGATGCGTTGGCCGGGCAAGACGCCGCATTGATCGTCACACGGTGGAAAGATTTCATCGAAATCCCGGGTTTGATCGCCAGCAACGGGCATGCACCCGTCGTGATCGATGGGCGTCGCATGATCAAACCCGACAGTGTCCCCGTCTACGAAGGGATCGGCCGCTAA
- a CDS encoding Gfo/Idh/MocA family oxidoreductase, which translates to MIIVDSALKQREQGGKPIRVGIVGTGWMARGIVHQLLTPIQGIRLVAVYNRNAQRARDLLNEAGVTSVAEVASTKALEEAVNNGKLAIADDPMQLCEAGNIDVLMECTGHPEFGAQVAVASIENGKHTILVNAELDATVGPILKHKADKAGVVISNVDGDEPGVAMNLLRFVETLGYRPVAAGNIKGFIDQYRNPDTQKGFADSVNQGPKMITSFADGTKLSMETCILANAAGFGVAKRAMHGHNCEHVMDLPGYLEGETDALLERGIVDYVLGAKPGNGAFVVGYNDKPVKQEYMRYFKMGDGPLYVFYTPYHLPQLQAAVTIGRVALFGDAAVTPIGPPMCDVVAIAKRDLKQGDTLDGIGGFDAYGVIENAAQARQEDLLPMSLSEGCRIRRDVPIDTALTYADIELPADRLVDALRAEQNALFFPAIVQV; encoded by the coding sequence ATGATCATCGTCGACAGCGCACTCAAGCAACGCGAGCAGGGCGGCAAGCCCATCCGCGTCGGTATCGTCGGCACGGGCTGGATGGCGCGTGGTATCGTGCACCAGCTGCTGACCCCGATCCAGGGAATCCGCCTCGTCGCGGTCTACAACCGAAATGCCCAGCGCGCACGCGACCTGCTCAATGAAGCCGGCGTCACGTCGGTCGCCGAGGTCGCCAGCACGAAGGCCCTCGAAGAAGCCGTCAATAACGGCAAGCTCGCAATCGCCGATGACCCGATGCAGCTCTGCGAAGCAGGCAACATCGACGTACTGATGGAATGCACAGGCCACCCGGAGTTTGGCGCACAGGTCGCGGTCGCATCGATCGAGAACGGTAAGCACACGATCCTCGTCAACGCCGAACTCGACGCGACGGTCGGCCCGATCCTCAAGCACAAAGCAGACAAGGCCGGCGTTGTCATCTCGAACGTCGATGGCGACGAGCCTGGCGTCGCGATGAACCTGCTGCGTTTTGTCGAGACCCTCGGCTACCGCCCGGTCGCGGCGGGGAACATCAAAGGATTCATCGACCAATATCGAAACCCCGACACGCAGAAAGGCTTCGCCGACAGCGTGAACCAGGGGCCCAAGATGATCACATCGTTTGCCGACGGCACGAAGCTGTCGATGGAGACATGCATCCTCGCCAACGCTGCGGGCTTCGGTGTCGCCAAGCGCGCGATGCACGGCCACAATTGCGAGCATGTCATGGACCTACCCGGCTACCTTGAAGGCGAAACCGACGCGCTCCTCGAACGCGGCATTGTCGACTACGTCCTGGGCGCGAAGCCCGGCAACGGCGCATTTGTCGTGGGCTACAACGATAAGCCCGTTAAGCAGGAGTACATGCGTTACTTCAAGATGGGCGATGGGCCGCTGTATGTTTTCTACACGCCGTACCACCTACCCCAGCTCCAGGCCGCGGTGACGATCGGCCGAGTGGCACTCTTCGGCGACGCCGCAGTGACACCGATCGGCCCGCCGATGTGCGACGTCGTGGCGATCGCCAAACGCGACCTGAAGCAAGGCGATACGCTCGATGGGATCGGCGGGTTTGATGCGTATGGTGTCATCGAGAACGCGGCCCAGGCCCGACAGGAAGACCTGCTCCCGATGAGCTTGTCCGAGGGCTGCCGGATCCGGCGCGACGTGCCCATAGATACGGCCCTGACGTACGCAGATATCGAACTCCCCGCAGATCGGCTGGTCGATGCGCTGCGGGCGGAACAAAACGCGCTGTTTTTTCCGGCAATCGTACAAGTGTAG
- a CDS encoding glucose-1-phosphate cytidylyltransferase, giving the protein MKVVLFCGGMGMRMREASETIPKPMVSVGSRPILWHVMKYYAHFGHRDFILCLGWQANAIKDYFLSYEESVSNDFVLHGNGKGIELLNSDIDDWNITFVDTGIKANIGERLMKVRPFLEGEETFLANYTDGVSDLHLPDLVDFHHRHHAVATFASVRPQQSFHLVDHAEDGSVSNIKTISQSDVWMNGGFFVLQQEIFDYIQNGEDMVLEPFERLTREGRLFTVRHRGFWGCMDTYKEKQALDDRVARGDAPWELWKQGGTSRPAVGAPV; this is encoded by the coding sequence ATGAAAGTTGTTCTGTTTTGTGGCGGGATGGGGATGCGCATGCGTGAAGCAAGCGAGACGATCCCCAAGCCCATGGTGTCGGTCGGGTCTCGGCCGATCCTGTGGCATGTGATGAAGTACTACGCGCATTTCGGCCACCGAGACTTCATCCTCTGCCTCGGCTGGCAGGCCAACGCGATCAAGGACTACTTCCTCAGCTACGAAGAAAGCGTCTCCAACGACTTTGTACTCCACGGTAATGGCAAAGGCATCGAACTTCTCAACAGTGATATCGACGACTGGAACATCACCTTCGTCGACACCGGCATCAAGGCCAACATCGGCGAGCGCCTGATGAAGGTCCGCCCGTTCCTCGAAGGCGAAGAGACTTTCCTCGCGAACTACACCGACGGTGTCAGCGACCTCCATCTGCCCGACCTCGTCGACTTCCACCACAGGCACCACGCCGTCGCGACTTTTGCGAGTGTCCGGCCCCAGCAGAGCTTCCATCTCGTCGACCACGCCGAGGACGGTAGTGTTTCCAACATCAAAACGATCTCGCAGTCCGATGTCTGGATGAACGGCGGCTTTTTCGTTCTGCAGCAGGAGATCTTCGACTACATCCAAAACGGCGAAGACATGGTGCTCGAACCTTTCGAGCGATTGACGCGGGAAGGCCGTCTCTTTACGGTGCGACACCGCGGGTTCTGGGGCTGCATGGACACATACAAGGAGAAGCAGGCACTCGACGACCGTGTCGCGCGTGGCGATGCGCCGTGGGAACTCTGGAAGCAGGGCGGCACCTCACGGCCCGCTGTCGGGGCGCCGGTATGA
- the rfbC gene encoding dTDP-4-dehydrorhamnose 3,5-epimerase: protein MIFTETPLSGGYLIEPERHEDLRGHFARIWCEREFADHGLSTALVQVNVGYSTRKGTLRGMHYQTAPHAEVKLVRCTRGAVYDVMVDLRHDSPTHCQWYGTELTPDNGRMLYIPEGFGHGYLTLTDDAEISYQTSHTYAASAATGVAYDDPAFGIDWPMAPAVLSDADRAWPRYVPETAEEPTP, encoded by the coding sequence ATGATCTTTACCGAAACACCCCTGTCCGGCGGCTATCTGATCGAGCCCGAACGTCACGAAGACTTGCGCGGCCATTTTGCGCGGATCTGGTGCGAGCGTGAGTTTGCCGACCACGGCCTGAGTACCGCGCTGGTGCAAGTCAACGTCGGGTACAGCACGCGTAAAGGTACGCTGCGTGGCATGCACTACCAAACCGCGCCGCACGCCGAGGTAAAGCTCGTCCGATGCACGCGCGGCGCGGTCTACGACGTCATGGTCGACCTCCGCCACGATTCCCCAACGCACTGCCAGTGGTACGGGACCGAGTTGACACCCGACAACGGCCGAATGCTCTATATCCCCGAGGGGTTCGGGCACGGCTATCTCACGCTCACCGATGACGCGGAGATCAGCTACCAGACCAGTCACACCTATGCCGCCAGCGCCGCGACGGGCGTCGCGTACGACGACCCGGCGTTTGGCATCGACTGGCCGATGGCGCCAGCCGTCCTCTCAGACGCCGACCGCGCCTGGCCGCGTTACGTACCCGAGACCGCCGAGGAGCCCACACCATGA
- a CDS encoding NAD-dependent epimerase/dehydratase family protein, producing the protein MPESSAPTQPAVADLNDDVTALDLELLLHALHDEFETMAGTSLLITGGAGFLGYYLVQSVLAWNRRTESTDQTIQVTVYDNYFRGVPDWLTALESDPTLTLCRYDLIKPLPGEMPDFDYIIHAAGIASPKYYRLHPLETMDANINGLRSLLEHARDRQHTDRPVKGLLFFSSSEIYGDPDPAHIPTSEDYRGYVSCTGPRACYDESKRYGETLCVVFAQQYGVPVKVARPFNNYGPGLKISDRRVIPDFARDVLANKPIVMLSSGTPSRTFCYSADAIAGYLKVLVRGRAGEAYNIGTESPEISMMDLAERVVAVGRDLLGYTGEVVRQASEEKDYLVDNPQRRCPSIAKARAELDYNPAIGLDEGLRRSLVWYHQNPHAEDA; encoded by the coding sequence ATGCCTGAATCCTCCGCGCCTACCCAGCCTGCCGTAGCAGACCTCAACGACGATGTCACCGCACTCGACCTCGAGCTTCTGTTGCATGCTTTGCATGACGAGTTCGAGACGATGGCGGGGACGTCTTTGCTCATCACCGGCGGAGCAGGGTTCTTGGGCTACTACCTCGTACAGTCCGTGCTCGCATGGAACCGACGCACCGAGTCCACCGACCAGACAATCCAAGTCACGGTGTACGACAACTACTTCCGTGGTGTGCCCGACTGGCTGACCGCCCTTGAATCGGACCCTACGCTGACGCTGTGCAGGTACGACCTGATCAAGCCGCTCCCCGGAGAGATGCCGGACTTCGACTACATCATCCATGCGGCCGGGATCGCCTCGCCCAAGTACTACCGGCTGCACCCGCTGGAAACGATGGACGCCAACATTAACGGGCTCCGCTCACTGCTCGAACATGCGCGCGATCGGCAACACACCGACCGGCCCGTCAAGGGCCTGCTCTTCTTCTCCAGCAGCGAGATCTACGGCGACCCCGACCCCGCTCACATCCCGACGAGCGAAGACTATCGTGGCTACGTCTCGTGCACCGGCCCGCGTGCGTGCTACGACGAGTCCAAACGCTACGGCGAAACGCTCTGCGTCGTTTTCGCCCAGCAGTACGGCGTGCCGGTGAAGGTCGCTCGGCCTTTCAACAACTACGGGCCCGGGCTCAAGATCAGCGACCGCCGGGTGATCCCCGACTTTGCGCGGGATGTCTTGGCGAACAAACCGATCGTGATGCTTTCGAGCGGCACCCCCAGCCGAACGTTCTGCTATTCCGCCGACGCGATTGCGGGTTACCTGAAGGTGCTCGTGCGCGGCCGGGCAGGCGAGGCGTACAACATCGGGACCGAGTCGCCCGAGATCAGCATGATGGACCTGGCCGAGCGAGTCGTCGCCGTGGGGCGTGACCTCCTCGGGTACACCGGCGAGGTCGTCCGGCAGGCGAGCGAAGAGAAGGACTACCTCGTCGACAACCCGCAACGCCGCTGCCCGTCGATCGCCAAGGCCCGCGCAGAACTCGACTACAATCCCGCGATCGGGCTGGACGAGGGCCTGCGCCGATCGCTCGTCTGGTACCACCAGAACCCCCACGCGGAGGACGCGTGA
- a CDS encoding NAD(+)/NADH kinase, translating to MTAKAAKALPDADLALILGGDGTVLSQARALVDRGIPMLGINFGKLGFLAEFTIDSVKAHWDAIVAGRCRVSDRIMLQVTVYAEGTPLWGGANGGGDEPTRMPEPVFSGLALNDAVINAGEPFRMVEIELIIEPTWSRQSATTFLGDGVVVSTPSGSTAYNLSAGGPIVSPGIDGLCVAPLNPQSLAFRPIVFSGGCDAWMALHRANPGTTLVLDGQVSIRLEVGQQVRVTKHTQTFKLIHNPELSYWSMLANKMHWAARPRRD from the coding sequence ATGACCGCCAAGGCCGCCAAGGCACTCCCCGACGCCGACCTCGCGCTGATCCTCGGCGGTGACGGCACCGTCCTCTCGCAGGCCCGTGCGCTGGTCGACCGCGGCATCCCCATGCTCGGTATCAACTTCGGCAAGCTGGGTTTCCTCGCCGAGTTTACGATCGATTCGGTCAAGGCGCATTGGGACGCGATCGTTGCTGGGCGCTGCCGGGTCTCCGATCGCATCATGCTGCAGGTCACGGTTTACGCTGAAGGCACGCCGCTCTGGGGCGGGGCGAACGGAGGTGGTGACGAGCCGACGCGGATGCCCGAGCCCGTGTTTTCCGGTCTCGCGCTCAACGACGCGGTCATCAACGCCGGCGAGCCGTTCCGCATGGTCGAGATCGAGCTCATCATTGAGCCAACATGGTCACGCCAGAGCGCTACAACCTTCCTCGGGGATGGCGTGGTGGTCTCGACGCCTTCGGGATCGACGGCCTACAACCTCTCCGCCGGCGGGCCGATCGTCTCGCCAGGCATCGATGGGCTGTGCGTCGCGCCGCTCAATCCGCAGTCGCTCGCGTTCCGACCGATCGTGTTCTCCGGCGGCTGCGACGCCTGGATGGCGCTCCACCGCGCGAACCCCGGCACGACGCTCGTCCTTGACGGCCAGGTCTCGATTCGGCTCGAAGTCGGCCAGCAGGTCCGCGTCACGAAACACACGCAGACCTTCAAGCTCATCCACAACCCCGAGTTGAGCTACTGGTCGATGCTCGCCAATAAGATGCACTGGGCGGCCCGGCCAAGGCGCGACTAG
- a CDS encoding PIG-L family deacetylase, with amino-acid sequence MISAIFGNLHTVLCIGAHADDIEIGCGGTLLKLIEQHPGLSVDWVVFSANEHRADEARQSAKAFLNGAGKHSVTLHTFRDSFFPYQAEAIKETFHALAATLSPDLIFTHRPDDAHQDHRVLSELTWCAFRDHTILEYEIPKYEGDLGQPNLLVSLSPEQAQRKVEHLMSAFPSQCDKPWYTEDTFRALLRLRGLECHAPSRFAEGFYARKLVM; translated from the coding sequence ATGATCTCCGCTATCTTTGGCAACCTCCACACCGTCTTGTGCATAGGTGCGCATGCCGACGATATCGAGATCGGCTGTGGGGGGACACTGCTCAAACTGATCGAACAGCACCCGGGGTTGTCGGTGGACTGGGTCGTGTTCAGCGCCAACGAACATCGCGCAGACGAGGCGCGACAAAGCGCCAAAGCGTTCCTAAACGGTGCCGGCAAACACTCGGTCACGTTGCACACGTTCCGCGATAGTTTTTTCCCGTATCAGGCCGAGGCGATCAAAGAGACGTTTCATGCACTCGCGGCAACTCTCTCACCAGACCTGATCTTCACACACCGGCCGGACGATGCCCATCAGGACCACCGCGTCTTGTCAGAGCTGACTTGGTGCGCGTTCCGTGACCACACCATCCTCGAATACGAAATCCCAAAGTACGAGGGCGACCTTGGCCAGCCTAACCTGCTGGTGTCGCTGTCGCCCGAGCAGGCGCAGCGTAAAGTCGAACACCTCATGTCGGCTTTTCCGAGCCAGTGTGATAAGCCTTGGTACACCGAAGATACGTTCCGCGCGTTGCTGCGGCTGCGCGGATTGGAGTGTCACGCACCCAGCCGATTCGCCGAGGGGTTCTACGCCCGCAAGCTCGTAATGTAA
- a CDS encoding tetratricopeptide repeat protein, producing the protein MMTQSRRRNSRLSRSAAASHAVGARINRWLCTVLACVLCLPALAQPEVPQPGDTLDPLVQRMLDDDLLTAAQRRDAMIFHGQWALLDALTESERLRIAVATCDGSYLRGAGDIAEVLAPHIDGGLDAGDHAALNEALLKIATLYQRTGEPEKATTAADELGHHVSGLPWRVLLARAYVDLGRTEEAIAQLMPLRGLVLADPDALTSAADLSAAAEAVLMLARLEGRPSADFHLANELLSRAHEEADPLYWPAYVTEARLLFEHGNPSQAIEAVSEALALNPNASDAWYLLGTMMTRYFNFDAANRAAEKLYDINPAHPLGDALTVQIALRQKDVAAAQDAVSAGLERYPEMRLLLALDAATQAMSYEPAATAAALEAFETLSPGNPLALFHVGRTLADARQYELAETCLEAAIDLQPGWSTPQLELGQLYMQWGDLGRAAAQLQQAAALDPFHKDITNSLRLAQEMLGYETIETDHFIIRYRSGIDEVLARDMARRLEPMADLFTERFGHTPVAKTQVDLMPDDEHFAVRVTGMPDIWTIAACTGDVIAMTPPRPGPKRAFGTFNWLNVMRHEYTHTVNLGQTHNRVPHWFTEGCAVNMETTGRRWSQYQLLAECYNNDKLFAFDELNWGFIRPTEDYHRPLAYAQSAWIMQYIETAYGWDKAHELLAHFEQGTGEHDAMEQTFGLPVDEFMDAFLEWAGNDVASWGMTGYGKEAELPDIDELLTWLEMRDAGDVELDDAMREHLADPSGLRRLAEHALLGDDIAQAVEALNAYRDARPADPWSHRQLTRIAIEQGQAADAMESMTYLDKIEGDAPEYAVELARVHRRAGRLVEALHFAERAVLREPYNPTYRELVAAVAVQSGDWELGAFHIEALALMEPDRSIHPRRLVVVYTRLERDSDAAEARARAEQLEALE; encoded by the coding sequence ATGATGACGCAATCCCGACGACGTAACTCCCGACTCTCCCGATCAGCCGCCGCGTCTCACGCGGTGGGCGCCCGCATCAACCGGTGGCTCTGCACGGTGCTCGCCTGCGTCCTCTGTCTGCCCGCCCTTGCCCAGCCCGAAGTGCCCCAGCCCGGCGACACGCTGGACCCACTCGTCCAGCGAATGCTCGACGACGACCTGCTCACCGCGGCGCAGCGCCGCGACGCGATGATCTTCCATGGGCAGTGGGCGCTGCTCGATGCGCTGACCGAATCGGAACGTTTGCGCATCGCCGTGGCGACCTGCGACGGCTCGTATCTGCGCGGGGCGGGGGATATCGCCGAAGTACTCGCTCCACACATAGACGGAGGCCTCGATGCCGGGGATCATGCGGCGCTGAACGAGGCCCTGCTTAAGATCGCGACGCTGTACCAGCGGACAGGGGAGCCGGAGAAGGCAACGACCGCCGCAGACGAGCTTGGCCATCACGTGTCGGGATTGCCTTGGCGCGTACTACTTGCGCGTGCATACGTAGACCTGGGCCGAACTGAAGAAGCGATCGCCCAGCTCATGCCCTTGCGCGGGCTGGTGTTGGCTGACCCCGATGCACTCACCTCCGCCGCCGACCTGTCCGCCGCGGCCGAGGCGGTCCTCATGCTCGCCCGGCTCGAGGGCCGACCGTCCGCCGACTTCCACCTCGCCAACGAGCTGCTCAGTCGGGCGCATGAGGAAGCCGACCCGCTGTACTGGCCCGCCTATGTCACCGAGGCCCGGCTGCTCTTCGAGCACGGCAACCCGTCGCAGGCGATCGAAGCCGTCAGTGAAGCCCTCGCGCTCAACCCCAACGCCAGCGATGCGTGGTACCTGCTGGGTACGATGATGACGCGCTACTTCAACTTCGACGCCGCGAACCGGGCGGCCGAAAAGCTCTACGACATCAATCCGGCCCACCCGCTCGGTGATGCGCTAACCGTACAGATCGCGCTGCGGCAGAAAGATGTGGCGGCCGCTCAGGACGCGGTGAGCGCCGGGCTGGAACGCTACCCGGAGATGCGGCTGCTCCTGGCGCTCGACGCCGCGACCCAAGCGATGAGCTACGAACCCGCCGCGACGGCTGCAGCGCTAGAGGCGTTTGAGACACTCTCCCCGGGCAATCCGCTAGCGCTGTTCCACGTGGGGCGAACGCTCGCAGATGCCCGGCAATACGAACTCGCCGAGACCTGCCTCGAAGCCGCGATCGACCTGCAGCCCGGCTGGTCAACGCCGCAACTCGAGCTCGGCCAGCTCTATATGCAATGGGGCGACCTCGGGCGCGCCGCCGCGCAGCTCCAACAGGCCGCGGCACTCGACCCGTTCCACAAGGACATCACGAACTCGCTACGGCTCGCACAGGAGATGCTCGGCTACGAAACGATCGAGACCGACCACTTCATCATCCGCTACCGTTCCGGTATCGATGAAGTCTTGGCACGCGATATGGCGCGTCGGCTCGAGCCGATGGCCGACCTGTTTACCGAGCGTTTCGGGCATACGCCCGTCGCGAAGACGCAGGTCGATCTAATGCCTGACGACGAGCACTTCGCCGTGCGCGTCACCGGCATGCCCGACATCTGGACGATCGCGGCCTGCACCGGCGATGTCATCGCGATGACCCCCCCACGCCCTGGACCCAAACGAGCGTTCGGCACGTTCAACTGGCTCAACGTCATGCGCCACGAGTACACGCACACCGTCAACCTCGGCCAGACCCACAACCGCGTCCCACACTGGTTTACCGAGGGCTGCGCGGTCAACATGGAAACCACCGGCCGCCGCTGGAGCCAGTACCAACTGCTCGCCGAGTGCTACAACAACGACAAACTCTTCGCCTTCGACGAACTGAACTGGGGCTTCATCCGCCCCACCGAGGACTACCACCGCCCACTCGCCTACGCGCAGTCGGCGTGGATCATGCAATACATCGAGACCGCATACGGCTGGGATAAGGCGCACGAACTGCTCGCCCACTTCGAGCAGGGGACGGGCGAGCACGACGCGATGGAGCAGACGTTCGGCCTGCCCGTGGATGAATTCATGGATGCATTCCTCGAATGGGCGGGGAATGACGTCGCGTCGTGGGGCATGACGGGTTACGGAAAGGAAGCCGAATTGCCTGACATCGACGAATTGCTGACCTGGCTGGAGATGCGCGACGCGGGCGATGTTGAACTGGACGACGCGATGCGCGAGCATTTAGCAGACCCGAGTGGGCTGCGGCGATTGGCCGAGCACGCGCTGCTGGGCGACGACATCGCGCAAGCAGTCGAAGCACTGAACGCATACCGTGACGCCCGCCCCGCCGACCCGTGGAGTCATCGGCAACTCACGCGCATCGCGATCGAGCAAGGGCAAGCTGCTGATGCTATGGAGTCGATGACGTACCTCGACAAAATTGAGGGCGATGCGCCCGAGTACGCGGTTGAGCTGGCGCGCGTCCATCGCCGGGCGGGTCGTCTTGTTGAGGCGCTGCATTTCGCGGAGCGGGCGGTGTTGCGCGAGCCGTACAATCCGACGTATCGGGAGCTCGTCGCGGCGGTCGCGGTGCAGTCGGGGGACTGGGAGCTTGGCGCGTTCCACATCGAGGCGCTCGCGTTGATGGAGCCCGATCGGTCGATCCACCCGCGCCGCCTCGTGGTTGTTTATACCCGGCTGGAACGAGATAGCGACGCTGCGGAGGCGCGGGCGCGTGCCGAGCAACTCGAAGCGTTAGAATAG
- a CDS encoding IspD/TarI family cytidylyltransferase: protein MNIGVILPAAGLGRRFAVGGASASSKVEFELDGKPVFLHAAERFLGRAEVVQVLLAVDPDKLEDFRFRWEDKLSFLGMTLVPGGKQDRWETVKNALAHVSPEASHIAIHDAARPLASAAMIDRVFAAVEEHDAVVPGLAMGDTVKRVEQEASSAAEADPLDVLLGGAGARPTATKVIETVPREGLWRVQTPQVFERTLLEACYTKVDATNADGITDDASIVERAGHSVFVVEGDPLNLKLTQPADAELLEAVLRMRAESSAKQAAERVLFGDDED, encoded by the coding sequence ATGAACATCGGTGTCATCCTCCCCGCCGCCGGGCTTGGCCGTCGTTTCGCCGTCGGGGGGGCTTCGGCGTCGAGCAAGGTCGAATTCGAGTTGGACGGTAAGCCCGTGTTTCTTCACGCGGCCGAGCGTTTCCTCGGCCGAGCAGAGGTAGTACAGGTGCTGCTCGCGGTCGACCCGGACAAGCTAGAGGATTTTCGATTCCGCTGGGAGGACAAGCTGTCTTTCCTCGGCATGACGCTCGTTCCGGGCGGGAAGCAAGACCGGTGGGAGACCGTCAAGAACGCACTTGCCCATGTGTCGCCCGAAGCATCACACATCGCGATCCACGACGCGGCGCGGCCGCTGGCGTCGGCCGCGATGATTGACCGTGTGTTCGCAGCGGTAGAGGAACACGACGCCGTCGTCCCGGGGCTGGCTATGGGTGATACTGTCAAGCGTGTCGAGCAGGAAGCATCAAGCGCTGCCGAGGCCGACCCGCTCGATGTGCTTTTGGGCGGCGCGGGAGCGCGGCCAACTGCGACGAAGGTGATCGAAACTGTGCCGCGCGAAGGGCTCTGGCGTGTTCAGACGCCGCAGGTGTTTGAACGCACGCTGCTCGAAGCGTGCTATACCAAAGTCGATGCGACCAACGCCGACGGAATCACAGACGACGCGAGTATCGTCGAGCGTGCGGGGCATTCGGTCTTTGTGGTCGAAGGCGACCCGCTGAACCTCAAGCTCACCCAACCCGCCGACGCGGAGCTGCTCGAGGCGGTGCTTCGGATGCGGGCCGAGTCGTCGGCGAAACAGGCTGCCGAGCGCGTGTTGTTCGGCGACGATGAGGACTGA